From Arcticibacter tournemirensis, one genomic window encodes:
- the uvrB gene encoding excinuclease ABC subunit UvrB, with translation MDFKLISDYQPTGDQPEAIRQLVEGVQNGDHYQTLLGVTGSGKTFSIANVIQQTQKPTLILSHNKTLAAQLYGEFKQFFPENSVNYFVSYYDYYQPEAYIATTNTYIEKDLQINDEIEKLRLRTTSSLMSGRRDVIVVSSISCIYGMGNPEDFYNSVFRFAVGTRISRNAFLHRLVEILYSRTTADFRRGTFRVKGDTVDIYPAYLDYAYRVSFFGDDIEELSIIDPSTAKTIEKMTHMVVYPANLFVTPRDRFNKSVWAIQEELETRKQQLIGEQRFLEAKRLEERVNYDLEMMRELGYCSGIENYSRFFDGRTPGMRPFCLLDYFPDDYLMVIDESHATVPQIRAMYGGDRSRKMALVDYGFRLPAALDNRPLNFEEFERLAPQTIYVSATPGDFELEKSGGVVVEQVIRPTGLLDPTIEIRPVINQVDDLLEEVDQTVKLGDRILVTTLTKRMAEELTKYMDRLGIRVRYIHSEVKTLERVEILRGLRLGEFDVLVGINLLREGLDLPEVSLVAILDADKEGFLRSERSLIQTIGRAARNDRGKVIMYADKITDSMRITIDETNRRREKQIKYNEEHGITPRTVGKSKEAIIEQTSVVDFKGGVQKVYVGADEVNSVAADPIVQYMSKPELKKAIDKTKKDMLAAAKDLDFLLAAKLRDEMFALEKEMEGRG, from the coding sequence ATGGATTTTAAATTAATATCTGACTATCAACCCACGGGTGATCAGCCTGAGGCAATCAGACAGCTGGTTGAAGGGGTACAGAACGGGGATCATTATCAGACACTTCTGGGGGTTACGGGATCAGGGAAGACATTTTCTATTGCCAACGTGATACAACAAACCCAGAAGCCAACGCTCATCTTAAGTCATAATAAGACCCTGGCGGCCCAGCTTTATGGCGAATTTAAGCAGTTCTTTCCCGAAAATTCCGTTAATTACTTTGTATCCTATTACGATTACTACCAACCGGAAGCTTACATTGCTACCACGAATACATATATTGAAAAGGACCTTCAAATAAATGATGAGATAGAAAAACTACGACTTCGGACAACATCGTCGCTTATGTCGGGAAGGAGAGACGTCATCGTTGTTTCTTCAATCTCCTGCATTTATGGCATGGGCAATCCGGAGGATTTTTACAATTCGGTTTTCCGTTTTGCCGTAGGAACACGAATTAGCAGGAATGCGTTTCTTCACCGCCTGGTTGAAATTCTTTATTCGAGAACGACCGCCGATTTCAGAAGAGGGACATTCAGGGTTAAGGGTGATACAGTAGACATCTATCCGGCCTACCTCGATTATGCTTACAGGGTAAGCTTTTTCGGTGATGATATTGAAGAGCTAAGCATCATAGATCCGTCAACTGCCAAAACGATCGAGAAAATGACGCATATGGTTGTATATCCGGCAAATCTGTTTGTTACTCCGCGTGACCGGTTTAATAAATCGGTATGGGCAATCCAGGAAGAGCTCGAAACGCGTAAGCAGCAATTGATCGGAGAACAACGATTTCTTGAAGCAAAACGGCTTGAAGAAAGGGTGAATTACGACCTGGAAATGATGCGTGAACTAGGTTACTGCAGCGGAATAGAAAACTACTCGCGTTTCTTCGACGGACGTACACCAGGGATGCGTCCCTTTTGCCTGCTCGATTACTTTCCTGATGACTATCTCATGGTAATTGATGAAAGTCACGCCACGGTTCCGCAGATCAGAGCGATGTATGGCGGTGACCGTTCGAGAAAAATGGCACTGGTGGACTACGGGTTCAGGCTTCCGGCAGCGCTTGATAACCGTCCTCTTAACTTTGAAGAGTTTGAAAGACTTGCCCCCCAAACCATATATGTGAGTGCTACTCCGGGCGATTTCGAGCTTGAAAAGTCGGGAGGTGTAGTCGTGGAGCAGGTGATCCGACCTACCGGGCTTCTTGATCCAACTATAGAAATCAGGCCTGTAATCAACCAGGTGGATGATCTTCTGGAGGAAGTAGATCAGACGGTTAAGCTGGGTGACCGTATACTCGTTACTACCCTTACCAAAAGGATGGCTGAAGAGCTCACTAAATATATGGACCGGCTTGGCATCAGGGTGCGATATATTCACTCAGAAGTTAAGACTTTAGAAAGGGTGGAAATTCTCAGGGGCTTACGGCTAGGTGAATTTGACGTTCTGGTGGGGATCAACCTTCTCAGAGAGGGACTTGATCTTCCTGAAGTGTCTCTGGTAGCAATCCTGGATGCGGATAAGGAGGGATTCCTGCGCTCGGAACGCTCATTGATCCAGACTATCGGACGTGCTGCAAGAAATGACCGGGGAAAGGTAATTATGTATGCCGACAAGATTACTGATAGCATGCGTATTACCATTGACGAAACGAACAGGAGACGCGAAAAGCAGATAAAATACAATGAAGAGCATGGTATTACTCCACGCACGGTTGGTAAATCAAAAGAAGCAATTATAGAACAAACCTCGGTAGTTGATTTTAAGGGTGGTGTGCAGAAGGTATATGTGGGTGCGGATGAAGTGAATTCTGTAGCTGCCGATCCGATCGTTCAATATATGAGTAAGCCGGAACTGAAAAAGGCTATTGATAAAACGAAAAAAGATATGCTTGCTGCGGCGAAAGATCTGGATTTTCTTTTAGCCGCGAAACTTCGAGATGAGATGTTTGCACTGGAAAAGGAAATGGAAGGACGGGGGTAG
- a CDS encoding DUF6427 family protein: MINQFRSLNPVNLIFLVVIAIILRTGVLLRLPDSSSFSLLESYTGLLINIPEDLFTPFSSVFYATVVVLIQAILLNRIVNNYNLLGKPSFMPALLYVTATALLEPFIVLNPVLIANFLVLWMIEKFMSIYRREKVLSVLFDLGMIVAAGTLIYFPFIAMLPLLWISLIIFRPFNWREWVAGLTGFITICFFVMTVYYLNGSLNDFFKTVPLVKAFHPGFHVNPYDYIVLIPVLLILVSSAFTIWHKFYRSNVHVRKAYFILLFLLLFSILSFSLSIEYEIYHFLLAIPALAIFMSHFFLNATKRWFYESVYLLLAAFIIYFQFV; encoded by the coding sequence ATGATCAATCAGTTCCGCAGTTTAAATCCCGTTAACCTGATATTTCTGGTTGTAATAGCCATAATATTACGAACGGGCGTTTTACTAAGATTACCTGACTCATCCAGCTTTTCTCTTCTGGAATCCTATACTGGCTTACTCATAAATATCCCTGAAGATCTTTTTACGCCATTCAGCAGTGTTTTTTATGCAACTGTTGTTGTCCTGATACAGGCAATACTGCTTAACAGGATCGTTAATAACTATAATCTTTTAGGAAAACCTTCTTTTATGCCAGCGTTGCTGTATGTTACAGCCACCGCTCTTCTGGAGCCTTTCATCGTCCTTAATCCCGTTCTAATCGCCAATTTTCTGGTTCTGTGGATGATAGAAAAATTCATGAGCATTTACCGGCGGGAAAAAGTGCTTTCGGTATTATTTGATCTGGGAATGATAGTAGCTGCAGGGACGTTAATTTACTTTCCTTTTATCGCAATGCTTCCCTTGTTGTGGATATCCCTTATAATTTTCAGGCCGTTTAACTGGAGAGAGTGGGTCGCCGGACTTACGGGCTTCATCACGATCTGCTTTTTTGTTATGACGGTTTATTATCTAAACGGCTCCCTTAACGATTTTTTTAAAACAGTTCCACTGGTAAAAGCTTTTCATCCCGGTTTCCATGTAAACCCGTATGATTATATTGTGCTTATTCCTGTTCTGCTGATACTGGTATCATCTGCGTTTACAATATGGCATAAGTTTTACCGCAGCAATGTCCATGTACGTAAAGCTTATTTTATTCTTTTGTTCCTGTTGCTCTTTTCTATATTATCGTTCTCACTAAGCATCGAGTATGAAATTTACCACTTTCTTTTGGCAATACCGGCCCTCGCCATCTTTATGTCTCACTTCTTTTTAAATGCTACAAAACGTTGGTTTTACGAAAGCGTCTATCTGCTCCTGGCAGCGTTTATAATTTATTTTCAGTTTGTGTAA
- a CDS encoding DUF3109 family protein: MLEVQQTLVHEDILEENFVCHLDKCKGACCVEGDAGAPLEKSELKILDEIYEHVKPYMTQKGIETVEQNGTWVRDFEGDYTTPCIDGNKECAYVISEDGVSKCAIEKAWAEGRVNWKKPISCHLYPIRITEYPEFDVLNYDRWHICKSACSFGKELKIPVYQFLKEPLIRKYGEDWFNELEGAVNI, encoded by the coding sequence ATGTTAGAGGTACAGCAGACTTTAGTGCATGAGGATATTTTAGAAGAGAATTTTGTATGCCACCTGGATAAATGCAAAGGTGCATGCTGCGTGGAAGGTGATGCCGGGGCTCCTCTTGAAAAAAGCGAGCTGAAGATACTGGATGAGATATATGAGCATGTGAAACCATATATGACTCAAAAAGGTATTGAGACCGTAGAGCAGAATGGTACATGGGTACGTGATTTCGAAGGAGATTACACAACTCCCTGCATTGATGGAAATAAAGAATGCGCTTATGTAATATCAGAAGATGGTGTGAGTAAATGCGCTATTGAAAAAGCCTGGGCCGAAGGACGTGTCAATTGGAAAAAGCCAATCTCTTGTCATCTTTATCCAATACGGATTACAGAGTATCCGGAATTCGATGTCTTAAATTACGATCGCTGGCACATTTGTAAGTCGGCTTGTTCTTTCGGGAAAGAACTTAAAATACCAGTTTACCAGTTTTTAAAGGAGCCTCTTATAAGGAAATATGGAGAAGACTGGTTTAACGAGCTGGAGGGAGCGGTTAACATCTGA
- a CDS encoding DUF2480 family protein → MDINENIVNRVAQSGLVSFDLADFYPRGERVTYDIKDNLFHGLILKEKDFREFVKDHDWEQYTGKNVAIICSSDAIVPTWAYMLLANRMAPYAREVVFGSLDTLETVLFQKALETLDMESYRDKRVVVKGCGDVTVPISAYVDLTTRLTKVAKSVMYGEPCSTVPVFKRKD, encoded by the coding sequence ATGGATATTAACGAGAACATAGTAAACCGCGTGGCGCAGAGTGGTCTGGTCAGCTTTGATTTAGCCGACTTTTATCCACGTGGCGAGCGGGTAACTTACGATATAAAAGACAATCTGTTTCATGGATTGATACTTAAAGAGAAAGACTTTCGCGAGTTTGTGAAGGACCATGATTGGGAGCAATACACAGGTAAAAATGTAGCAATTATCTGTTCATCGGATGCTATTGTTCCTACCTGGGCTTATATGTTGCTGGCTAACAGAATGGCTCCATATGCCAGAGAAGTTGTTTTCGGATCTCTTGATACATTGGAAACAGTCCTTTTTCAAAAGGCCCTGGAAACGCTTGATATGGAAAGCTATCGCGACAAACGTGTGGTTGTAAAGGGTTGCGGCGATGTTACAGTGCCGATCTCTGCTTATGTAGATCTTACAACCAGGCTCACTAAAGTTGCAAAAAGCGTGATGTACGGAGAGCCATGCTCTACCGTGCCAGTATTTAAACGTAAAGATTAG
- the lptC gene encoding LPS export ABC transporter periplasmic protein LptC produces MKRVHAIGLTIAVAACSFLSSCENDLKEVEKVAAKGQSAQVDKSIGVEVIYSDSAVVKAKVLTPVLNYYKTVTPYYEMPKGTTVIFFDQNQKESSRITSDYAIMHEKSRIVEMRKNVVGTSVKGDVFKSDELIWDPKRPYPIYSTKLVTVTQPNGNVIFGNGFSSDENFKHWELSDATGNFPSNSGLIE; encoded by the coding sequence TTGAAACGTGTTCATGCTATCGGATTAACAATAGCTGTTGCCGCATGCTCTTTTTTAAGCTCCTGTGAGAATGATCTTAAGGAGGTCGAAAAGGTAGCGGCGAAAGGACAATCTGCGCAAGTAGATAAATCAATCGGTGTAGAGGTCATTTACAGCGACTCGGCTGTGGTGAAGGCAAAGGTTCTCACTCCTGTGCTCAATTACTATAAAACTGTAACTCCTTATTATGAAATGCCGAAAGGTACAACTGTTATATTTTTTGATCAGAATCAAAAAGAAAGCAGCAGGATAACTTCCGACTATGCAATTATGCATGAAAAGAGCCGCATTGTGGAGATGAGAAAGAACGTTGTCGGAACCAGTGTGAAGGGCGATGTATTCAAGTCAGACGAATTGATCTGGGACCCTAAAAGGCCCTATCCTATTTATTCGACCAAATTGGTCACTGTTACTCAGCCTAATGGAAACGTGATATTTGGTAATGGCTTTTCGAGCGATGAGAACTTTAAACACTGGGAGTTAAGTGACGCCACCGGTAACTTCCCGTCAAACAGCGGTTTAATTGAGTGA
- a CDS encoding DUF3108 domain-containing protein, with amino-acid sequence MRRVLFLLPFFLFTQTVFSQNLENRKEPAFKPGEELKYRLRYGFITAAEATLNVLDSDVKFDNKAVYHLVAQGRTAASFNLFYKVRNRYDSYIDRTELIPYLYTENIREANYRRVDKVRFYQDQEKVVGNKGTFKGKDKTFDLVSAFYFARSLDLSSVKIGTQFTIPYFLDDEVSDLKITYVGKEKVKTPIGTFNCLKFNPSIKPGRIFRKDSKLYLWITDDGNRIPVKAQVEILVGSVTLEITSAKGLRY; translated from the coding sequence ATGAGAAGAGTTTTATTTCTGCTTCCTTTTTTTCTGTTTACCCAAACGGTCTTTTCTCAGAATCTGGAGAATAGGAAAGAACCCGCCTTTAAACCCGGAGAAGAATTAAAGTATCGTTTGCGGTATGGTTTTATTACAGCTGCTGAAGCTACATTAAATGTTCTTGATTCAGATGTTAAATTCGATAACAAGGCAGTTTACCACCTGGTGGCTCAGGGTAGAACTGCCGCATCTTTCAATCTCTTCTATAAGGTAAGGAACCGCTATGATTCGTACATTGACCGCACTGAACTGATACCGTACCTTTATACCGAGAATATTCGGGAAGCCAATTACCGCCGGGTTGACAAGGTGCGCTTTTATCAGGACCAGGAAAAAGTAGTGGGAAACAAAGGAACATTTAAAGGAAAGGATAAAACCTTCGATCTTGTTTCCGCATTCTATTTCGCCCGTAGTCTCGATCTGTCTTCGGTAAAGATTGGAACTCAGTTTACTATTCCTTATTTCCTCGACGATGAAGTTTCCGACTTAAAAATCACCTATGTAGGTAAAGAAAAGGTTAAAACCCCGATAGGCACTTTTAATTGTTTGAAATTTAACCCCTCTATTAAACCAGGTCGTATCTTTCGTAAAGACAGTAAGCTTTATCTATGGATTACTGACGACGGAAACCGTATTCCTGTCAAAGCGCAGGTAGAGATTCTCGTGGGTTCTGTCACTTTAGAGATAACTTCTGCCAAAGGACTGAGATACTAG
- a CDS encoding YjjG family noncanonical pyrimidine nucleotidase, translated as MRYKHIFFDLDHTLWDFDKNAEETLQELYKTYELDELGVSCADTFIDTYTKNNHELWTSYHEGKISKDQLRQTRFKKTFLDLGVPPEIIPTLFEDDYVRICPTKTNLFPHVHETLSYLEERYSLHLISNGFLESTQMKVDLCGLERYFKTVVISENVGFNKPDRAIFDFALKGAGAQKEESLMVGDSLEADIRGALSYGMSAIYFNPGGKPKPEDVEVQVTQLYELMNLL; from the coding sequence ATGAGGTATAAGCACATTTTTTTCGATTTAGACCATACGCTATGGGATTTTGATAAAAATGCGGAGGAAACACTGCAGGAGTTATATAAAACCTATGAGCTCGACGAATTAGGTGTTTCCTGTGCAGATACCTTCATTGACACCTATACAAAAAACAATCATGAACTATGGACTTCATATCATGAGGGAAAGATTTCGAAAGACCAGCTGAGGCAGACCCGTTTTAAAAAGACTTTCCTCGATCTTGGTGTGCCGCCTGAGATAATACCTACTCTTTTTGAAGATGACTATGTCCGTATCTGTCCGACGAAGACAAATCTTTTTCCCCACGTTCATGAGACCTTAAGCTATTTGGAAGAAAGGTACAGTCTGCATCTCATTTCAAATGGGTTTTTAGAATCTACCCAAATGAAGGTAGATCTCTGCGGATTGGAGAGATATTTTAAAACTGTAGTAATATCTGAGAATGTAGGCTTTAACAAGCCTGACAGGGCCATTTTTGATTTCGCATTGAAGGGTGCAGGAGCGCAAAAGGAGGAGAGCCTGATGGTTGGAGACAGCTTGGAAGCAGACATAAGGGGTGCGTTGAGCTATGGAATGAGTGCTATTTATTTTAACCCCGGCGGTAAACCAAAACCCGAAGATGTAGAAGTACAAGTAACACAGTTATACGAATTAATGAACTTGTTATGA
- a CDS encoding DinB family protein, which translates to MNTRLCAESILRVINDYQEALKDFSEEEFCRKPENGRWSYAEIYCHIIQVNMRSLLAVERCIYGKQQQKRDVAPLISRLILYFGQLPPGRIRIPANISAIVKVITKEEAKNDLIKFTGKLNELMPKILKCSPYQRIRHQRLGMLNCNEWIRFIEIYSIYHFKSLQKMKDSKR; encoded by the coding sequence ATGAATACCAGGTTGTGTGCCGAATCTATTCTAAGGGTTATTAATGATTACCAGGAGGCCCTTAAGGATTTTTCTGAAGAGGAATTTTGCAGAAAACCCGAAAACGGCAGATGGTCCTATGCTGAAATCTATTGCCATATTATTCAGGTCAACATGCGTTCACTTCTGGCTGTTGAGAGGTGTATTTACGGTAAGCAGCAACAGAAAAGAGATGTTGCACCCTTGATAAGCCGCCTTATCTTATATTTTGGCCAGCTTCCACCTGGTCGGATACGAATTCCAGCTAATATCAGTGCTATCGTGAAAGTTATAACTAAGGAAGAAGCAAAGAACGACCTTATTAAGTTTACAGGCAAGCTTAATGAGCTGATGCCTAAAATCTTAAAATGCTCACCCTACCAGCGAATACGACATCAGAGGCTGGGCATGCTGAACTGCAACGAGTGGATCCGCTTCATCGAAATATACAGCATCTATCACTTTAAGAGTCTGCAAAAAATGAAGGATTCAAAACGATGA
- the upp gene encoding uracil phosphoribosyltransferase, with the protein MFVLNNTPSIGNNFLAELRDAQIQQDSMRFRKNLERLGEIFAYEISKTLAYIDTEFETPLGTALVSVVEEHPVLATILRAGLPLHQGLLNYFDKADSAFIAAYRQTTKDDGFVIQKEYVTSPDLNGKIVIVADTMLATGRSIVLSCKELLDQYKIKQLHIVSVIASTEGVAYVKANLPKARLWLGAVDEEMTTKAYIVPGLGDAGDLAFGIKE; encoded by the coding sequence ATGTTTGTTTTAAATAATACGCCCTCGATTGGAAATAATTTCCTGGCAGAATTACGGGATGCTCAGATACAGCAGGATAGTATGCGTTTTCGTAAAAATCTCGAACGCCTGGGGGAGATCTTTGCTTACGAAATCAGTAAAACTTTAGCGTATATAGATACAGAGTTTGAGACCCCTCTCGGTACGGCTCTCGTTTCAGTAGTGGAAGAACACCCGGTTCTTGCAACTATTCTTCGCGCCGGGCTGCCGCTTCATCAGGGTCTGCTTAATTACTTTGATAAAGCTGATTCTGCCTTTATTGCAGCGTACAGGCAGACAACTAAAGACGACGGCTTTGTTATTCAAAAGGAATATGTAACCAGCCCAGACTTAAACGGCAAGATTGTTATAGTGGCCGATACAATGCTCGCAACCGGAAGAAGCATAGTCTTAAGCTGTAAAGAGTTGCTCGATCAGTATAAGATCAAGCAGTTGCATATCGTATCTGTAATAGCCAGTACCGAAGGGGTGGCTTATGTAAAGGCAAACCTGCCAAAAGCTAGATTATGGCTGGGAGCCGTCGACGAGGAAATGACCACCAAGGCATATATTGTTCCAGGATTAGGCGACGCGGGCGATCTCGCTTTTGGAATAAAAGAGTGA
- a CDS encoding YwbE family protein — MNGQNRKDIYPGLEVEIILKKDQRTGKRTRGFVKDLLTSSSFHSRGIKVRLEDGQIGRVAEIIEEG, encoded by the coding sequence ATGAACGGACAAAACAGAAAAGATATTTATCCGGGTCTTGAGGTAGAGATCATTCTAAAAAAAGACCAGCGGACAGGGAAACGAACAAGGGGCTTCGTTAAAGATTTGCTTACTAGTTCATCCTTTCATTCGAGGGGCATTAAAGTACGTTTGGAGGATGGTCAAATAGGACGTGTAGCGGAAATAATTGAAGAAGGTTAG
- a CDS encoding type III pantothenate kinase, whose translation MVNLVIDIGNTFSKIALFDNRKLQEFATTIDVTEQTISAWFQKYEIHNAIVSSVRNSAVELETYLSARCRYFRFDASVQAGIVNHYKTPLTLGLDRYAAVIGARAVMPRTNCLIIDAGTCVTYDFIDSESNYYGGSISPGIGMRLKAMHTFTGRLPLVEFNDAFDSEYGQDTKSALVSGVSNGIIFEVTGFINSFYNKHSNLKVLLCGGDMNFFDRRLKNSIFAGIVKTEPYLVLIGLNEVIHQHNE comes from the coding sequence ATGGTGAATCTGGTTATAGACATAGGAAATACCTTTTCCAAAATCGCTCTGTTTGATAACCGGAAACTACAGGAGTTCGCGACTACAATAGATGTAACAGAACAAACGATATCAGCATGGTTTCAGAAATACGAGATTCATAATGCGATTGTTTCTTCTGTAAGGAATAGTGCGGTAGAACTTGAAACATATCTCAGCGCCAGGTGCAGGTACTTTCGTTTCGACGCCAGCGTTCAGGCGGGGATAGTGAATCACTATAAAACGCCCTTAACATTAGGTTTGGACAGATATGCAGCAGTGATTGGAGCGAGGGCCGTAATGCCACGAACTAATTGTCTGATAATTGATGCCGGTACTTGTGTCACATATGACTTTATTGATAGTGAAAGTAACTATTATGGCGGAAGTATATCACCGGGGATTGGCATGCGATTAAAGGCTATGCATACTTTTACCGGACGGCTTCCGTTAGTTGAGTTTAATGATGCTTTCGATTCAGAATATGGGCAGGATACAAAAAGCGCGCTGGTATCGGGAGTTAGTAACGGAATTATTTTTGAAGTAACAGGATTTATTAACAGTTTTTATAACAAGCATTCTAACCTCAAAGTACTTCTTTGCGGCGGAGATATGAATTTTTTTGACAGACGGTTGAAAAATAGCATCTTTGCCGGCATTGTAAAGACCGAACCCTATCTGGTTCTTATTGGTTTAAACGAAGTTATTCATCAGCATAATGAGTAG
- a CDS encoding SurA N-terminal domain-containing protein, whose translation MNFLRNRAGIILVGAIGFAIVAFLVGDALRVGSPFLRGNQTEVGEVAGKPINIDEFRAKVEQNEAQFKQQMGQSSLNPQMASYVVENTWNQTVSEMLLNNEVKRLGLEVGKVEINDMLTGKNPDPQVVQAFGDPKTGEINRAQLNTFLNNIESQAGNPMREQWGNFLVGLKRSRLFQKYNNLVRNSIYVTSLEAREEYLQRNKLASFNYVNLEYASIPDNKVTLTDDDYQEYYNKNKKRFYNREESRSFDYVVFDASPSKADSVGAKQLITKLTADFKATANDSLFVSVNSDTKTPVTYVRKGQLDPVLDSAVFNASVGAVIGPVFSNGAFKVAKVVDVRMSPDSVKASHILINPATVGGLDKAKSIADSLRNLISKGANFAELANKFGSDGTKEKGGDLGTFARGSMIPAFEEAVFNGHTGDLKVVATQYGVHVVRIDKQVGSSKVAKVAVLDKVVASSNQTQQAAYSKASEFLGAVNDSKAFDEYAQKHKLRKLVAENVSPSQSSVSGLDNPRELVRWAFEAKEGDVSEKVFEMENTYVVARLSDIRKKGILPLEKVKKEIEPMVRNQVKARMLSEKIEKALAGASSIQQVASKLGRPVQPVQNVVFANPIIPGVAQENKVVGTVFGLEPRKLSKVIEGEQGVYLVQVNGFTNPAPLTNTFSQKQQMSQTIDQRAQGQVLDVLRDKADIKDYRLKFF comes from the coding sequence ATGAATTTTTTGCGGAACCGTGCAGGTATTATCCTTGTAGGGGCAATTGGTTTTGCAATAGTAGCTTTTTTGGTCGGTGATGCTTTACGGGTTGGTAGTCCTTTTTTAAGAGGGAACCAGACTGAAGTTGGCGAGGTTGCCGGTAAGCCAATCAATATTGATGAGTTCAGAGCAAAAGTGGAGCAGAATGAAGCCCAGTTTAAACAACAGATGGGACAGTCGAGTTTGAATCCTCAGATGGCTTCGTACGTTGTTGAAAACACATGGAATCAAACAGTGAGCGAAATGCTTCTAAACAATGAAGTTAAAAGACTGGGTCTTGAGGTTGGTAAGGTAGAAATTAACGACATGCTAACTGGTAAGAACCCCGATCCTCAGGTTGTTCAGGCTTTCGGTGATCCAAAGACCGGCGAGATAAACAGAGCTCAGTTAAATACCTTCCTTAATAATATAGAATCTCAGGCAGGCAACCCAATGAGGGAGCAATGGGGTAACTTTCTTGTAGGATTAAAACGTAGCCGTTTATTTCAGAAATACAATAATCTGGTAAGAAACAGTATCTATGTAACTTCCCTCGAAGCTCGCGAGGAATATTTACAGCGTAATAAACTTGCCAGCTTTAATTATGTAAATCTCGAGTATGCTTCTATTCCCGATAACAAGGTAACTTTAACTGACGACGATTATCAGGAATACTATAATAAGAATAAGAAGAGGTTTTACAATAGAGAAGAATCACGGTCTTTCGATTATGTGGTTTTTGACGCAAGTCCTTCAAAGGCCGATTCAGTTGGGGCAAAGCAGCTAATAACGAAGCTTACTGCAGACTTTAAAGCTACAGCCAACGATTCTCTTTTCGTAAGTGTAAATTCTGATACCAAGACACCCGTAACCTATGTAAGAAAAGGACAGTTAGATCCGGTACTGGATTCAGCTGTATTCAATGCTAGTGTAGGAGCAGTGATTGGACCAGTGTTTAGCAATGGCGCATTTAAAGTGGCAAAAGTTGTCGATGTAAGAATGAGTCCCGACTCTGTAAAGGCCAGTCATATTTTAATTAACCCAGCTACCGTAGGCGGACTTGACAAGGCAAAATCGATAGCTGATTCTCTTAGAAACCTGATCAGTAAAGGCGCAAACTTTGCCGAACTTGCTAATAAGTTTGGTTCTGACGGTACTAAAGAAAAGGGAGGCGACCTTGGTACATTTGCCAGAGGATCTATGATTCCGGCATTTGAAGAAGCTGTTTTCAACGGACACACAGGTGATCTTAAAGTGGTTGCCACTCAGTATGGCGTTCACGTTGTAAGGATTGATAAACAGGTAGGTTCATCGAAGGTGGCGAAAGTAGCGGTTCTTGACAAGGTAGTTGCCAGCAGCAATCAAACTCAGCAGGCTGCATATTCTAAAGCTTCAGAGTTTCTTGGCGCAGTAAACGATTCAAAAGCGTTTGATGAATATGCACAAAAGCATAAGCTTCGGAAATTAGTAGCCGAGAATGTTAGCCCTTCTCAGTCTTCAGTCTCTGGGTTGGATAACCCGCGTGAGCTTGTGCGCTGGGCCTTCGAAGCCAAAGAAGGAGATGTTTCCGAAAAAGTATTTGAGATGGAAAATACGTATGTTGTTGCCAGACTCAGCGATATTCGTAAGAAGGGTATTCTTCCTCTTGAGAAGGTTAAAAAAGAAATTGAGCCGATGGTTCGCAACCAGGTTAAAGCACGCATGCTATCTGAAAAAATTGAGAAGGCCCTCGCAGGCGCTTCATCTATTCAACAGGTTGCTTCAAAACTTGGAAGACCTGTTCAGCCAGTGCAGAACGTAGTATTTGCAAACCCTATAATCCCGGGTGTTGCACAGGAAAATAAAGTAGTGGGTACGGTATTTGGCCTTGAACCCCGCAAACTTTCTAAAGTAATTGAAGGAGAGCAGGGTGTTTACCTGGTACAGGTGAATGGTTTTACTAATCCTGCACCGTTAACCAATACCTTCAGTCAAAAACAACAAATGTCCCAGACTATAGATCAAAGGGCTCAGGGACAGGTGCTCGATGTATTGCGCGACAAAGCCGATATAAAGGATTACCGCTTGAAGTTTTTCTAG
- a CDS encoding DUF4834 family protein, with translation MALLKFLFITICILWLIKMIVRLLLPLLFQKMVNKAQQQVNNQYRQQRQSSRSSNRASEKISIDYIPPKDKEARAADKAGDFIDFEEIK, from the coding sequence ATGGCATTACTTAAATTTTTATTTATAACGATCTGCATACTGTGGCTAATCAAAATGATTGTCAGGCTACTGTTACCTCTTCTGTTTCAGAAGATGGTTAACAAAGCGCAACAGCAGGTTAACAATCAATACCGGCAGCAACGCCAAAGTAGCAGAAGCTCAAACCGAGCTTCTGAAAAGATCAGCATCGACTATATCCCCCCTAAAGATAAAGAAGCAAGGGCTGCAGATAAGGCGGGTGACTTTATCGACTTTGAAGAGATAAAGTAA